In Rhodospirillales bacterium, a single window of DNA contains:
- a CDS encoding J domain-containing protein, whose product MARSRSQRALDEMGAIPERLCNWPGCGKAGEHRAPMSHNQIGEFQYLCLDHVREFNIQWNFFEGWNRDEIEAYQREDLTWHRPTWRPDERLIRSKAFREAFLNDDFRNPFGFMDQDEGRQRNGGNARAKDDGTLEEGRRAFSILKLKPGTDKASIKRRFKEEVKACHPDLNGGDKEAEDRLRDVIWAYRRLTDEARTETR is encoded by the coding sequence ATGGCACGATCACGCTCTCAGCGTGCGCTCGACGAGATGGGAGCCATCCCCGAGCGCCTCTGCAACTGGCCCGGCTGCGGCAAGGCCGGAGAGCACCGTGCGCCCATGTCGCACAATCAGATCGGCGAGTTCCAGTACCTCTGCCTCGACCACGTGCGTGAATTCAACATCCAGTGGAACTTCTTCGAGGGCTGGAACCGTGACGAGATCGAGGCTTATCAGCGGGAAGATCTGACATGGCATCGCCCGACATGGCGGCCCGACGAGCGCCTGATCCGCAGCAAGGCCTTCCGCGAAGCCTTCCTGAACGACGATTTCCGCAACCCCTTCGGCTTCATGGACCAAGACGAAGGCCGGCAGCGCAACGGCGGGAACGCGCGCGCCAAAGACGACGGCACGCTTGAGGAGGGGCGGCGAGCCTTCTCGATTCTCAAGCTCAAGCCTGGCACCGACAAAGCGTCCATCAAACGCCGTTTCAAGGAAGAGGTGAAGGCCTGCCACCCCGATCTCAACGGCGGCGACAAGGAGGCTGAGGACCGCTTGCGCGACGTCATCTGGGCCTACCGCCGCCTGACCGACGAGGCACGCACCGAGACTCGTTGA
- a CDS encoding BolA family transcriptional regulator: MRVATAIRTKLETALDPTELEVIDESHLHAGHVGTRPEGESHFRIRVVSGAFESINRVARQRLIYKALAEEMQTDIHALTIDAKAPGQG; this comes from the coding sequence ATGCGTGTGGCAACGGCAATCCGGACCAAGCTCGAAACGGCGCTGGACCCGACGGAGCTCGAGGTGATCGATGAATCACACCTCCATGCCGGCCACGTCGGCACCCGGCCGGAGGGCGAAAGCCATTTCCGCATACGTGTCGTTTCAGGCGCCTTCGAGAGCATCAACCGCGTCGCCCGACAGCGCCTGATCTACAAGGCGCTGGCCGAGGAGATGCAGACCGACATCCACGCCTTGACGATCGATGCCAAGGCGCCCGGTCAAGGTTGA
- a CDS encoding 3-dehydroquinate synthase, protein MSTLETLTVPLGERAYDILVGDGLIDRAAEFMAPVLKRRRVVVVTDEILAKLHLARLTAALDRGGIRHDTIILPPGEQTKDFAHFEVLMNRLLDLGLERRDSLVALGGGVIGDLTGFAASVLLRGVDFVQLPTTLLAQVDSSIGGKTGIDTHHGKNLVGAFHQPRLVLADTGMLATLPPRELMAGYAEVVKYGFLGDRPFFEWLEENGARVIGGDTDAQRHAVLTSCANKSSIVVADEKEGNLRALFNLGHTFGHALEVSCGFDGNLIHGEAVAIGMAMAFGLSHQQGLCPGQDAERAVRHMRAIGLPVHPDDLGLPAQDASALVAHMSKDKKVQDGQIAFILLRGIGNAFITREIVPETVRDFLAEMLARPSSAA, encoded by the coding sequence ATGAGCACATTGGAAACGCTGACGGTTCCGCTTGGTGAGCGTGCTTACGACATCCTTGTCGGTGACGGCCTGATCGATCGCGCGGCGGAGTTCATGGCACCCGTCTTGAAGCGGCGGCGTGTCGTGGTCGTGACGGACGAAATCCTTGCCAAGCTGCATCTCGCAAGGCTGACGGCCGCGCTCGACCGCGGCGGCATCCGTCATGACACGATCATCCTGCCACCTGGCGAGCAGACCAAGGACTTCGCGCATTTTGAGGTCCTGATGAACCGCCTCCTCGACCTCGGCCTGGAGCGCCGGGATTCGCTGGTCGCACTTGGCGGTGGCGTGATCGGCGATCTCACTGGCTTTGCGGCGAGCGTGCTGTTGCGCGGTGTCGACTTCGTCCAGCTCCCCACGACCCTGCTGGCCCAGGTCGACAGTTCGATCGGCGGCAAGACGGGCATCGACACGCATCACGGCAAGAACCTGGTGGGCGCCTTCCACCAGCCGCGCCTGGTGCTGGCCGACACCGGCATGCTGGCCACCCTGCCGCCCCGCGAACTGATGGCCGGCTACGCCGAAGTCGTGAAGTACGGCTTTCTCGGCGACCGCCCCTTCTTCGAGTGGCTTGAAGAGAACGGCGCACGGGTGATCGGCGGCGACACTGACGCGCAGCGCCATGCGGTACTGACCAGTTGCGCCAACAAGTCGAGCATCGTCGTGGCCGACGAGAAGGAGGGCAACCTGCGCGCCCTCTTCAATCTCGGACACACCTTCGGCCATGCCCTTGAGGTGTCCTGCGGCTTCGATGGCAATCTGATTCATGGCGAGGCGGTCGCCATCGGCATGGCGATGGCCTTCGGTTTGTCCCATCAGCAGGGCCTGTGCCCGGGGCAGGACGCCGAACGCGCGGTGCGTCACATGCGTGCCATCGGCCTACCCGTGCATCCCGACGATCTCGGCCTTCCCGCGCAGGACGCCTCGGCGCTTGTGGCGCACATGTCAAAAGACAAGAAGGTCCAGGACGGCCAGATCGCCTTCATTCTCCTGCGCGGCATCGGCAATGCCTTCATCACCCGCGAGATCGTGCCCGAAACCGTGCGCGACTTCCTTGCCGAGATGCTGGCGCGCCCTTCCTCCGCGGCCTGA
- a CDS encoding Asp/Glu racemase: MQADVPEIADSRSRGRARIGIITPFTNTNLEADIALLRPDGVSCHVMRAGGYDLDAVPDSEQMRKFALAGLDDVLAMLLPAKPDIVLYGCTSATLSMGPDYDRNFCAMIEDKSGVPAVTAAGALVEALNDLDARTIGFCSPYTEELNRESAAFLGASGRQVIQSAYVGEDLDSDGQNALTPPVVFDLGLRADHPQADAIVMSCTDMRAVEVITALESRTGKPVVTSNQALFHVANKRLGLNNRVMGRLGETGTPVLSGARQP, encoded by the coding sequence ATGCAGGCTGACGTACCCGAGATTGCCGACAGCCGTTCCCGCGGTCGCGCCCGTATCGGCATCATCACGCCGTTCACGAACACCAATCTCGAAGCCGACATCGCCCTTCTGCGGCCCGACGGCGTCTCCTGCCATGTCATGCGGGCTGGCGGTTACGACCTTGATGCAGTGCCCGATTCCGAGCAGATGCGGAAGTTCGCGCTCGCCGGTCTCGATGACGTGCTCGCCATGCTGCTGCCTGCCAAGCCCGACATCGTCCTCTACGGCTGTACCTCGGCAACGCTCTCGATGGGACCGGACTACGACCGCAACTTCTGCGCGATGATCGAGGACAAGTCCGGCGTCCCCGCCGTGACGGCTGCCGGTGCCCTGGTCGAGGCGCTCAACGACCTCGACGCCCGCACGATCGGTTTCTGCTCGCCCTACACCGAGGAGCTCAACCGCGAGTCCGCAGCCTTCCTCGGCGCCAGCGGCCGGCAGGTCATCCAATCGGCCTATGTCGGCGAGGACCTCGACAGCGACGGCCAGAACGCGCTGACGCCCCCGGTCGTGTTCGACCTTGGCCTGCGTGCCGACCACCCCCAGGCCGATGCGATCGTCATGTCGTGCACCGACATGCGCGCGGTTGAGGTGATCACCGCACTCGAGTCGCGTACTGGCAAACCGGTTGTCACCAGCAACCAGGCCCTGTTTCATGTCGCCAACAAGCGGCTCGGCCTCAACAATCGTGTGATGGGCCGTCTGGGCGAGACCGGAACTCCGGTGCTCAGCGGTGCGCGTCAACCTTGA
- a CDS encoding AEC family transporter, with protein MQLIAALVPVLTPIAVAILAGIAWARWGKLADPASLTQIILNVGTPCLVFSTISTLSVPALELGVMALAAVMMLLMFLGSGWLLLKVVRLPSGVYLPPVVFGNLGNLGLPLNLFAFGDAGLELGLIMFAVQSVLFFTIHFWLISGSPSPLEMLKTPHIYAISVALAFTLTDTHPPLWLTNTTDLIGGLTIPLMLIMLGGSLMRMKVVSFVRPFSVVVLRVILGFVVAYLLCEVLSLEGVARGVVTIACCMPGAVFNYLASVKFDNSPGEVASYIVLSTVVILVLTPVIVPVAWWMAGM; from the coding sequence ATGCAGCTCATTGCAGCTCTCGTTCCGGTCCTGACGCCGATCGCCGTTGCCATACTGGCTGGTATCGCCTGGGCGCGCTGGGGCAAACTGGCCGATCCAGCGAGCCTGACCCAGATAATCCTGAATGTCGGCACGCCATGCCTGGTCTTCTCGACGATTTCGACGCTGTCGGTGCCCGCGCTGGAACTGGGCGTCATGGCGCTGGCTGCGGTCATGATGCTGCTCATGTTTCTGGGTTCGGGCTGGTTGCTGTTGAAGGTCGTGCGCCTGCCGTCGGGCGTCTATCTGCCGCCAGTCGTGTTCGGCAACCTCGGCAATCTTGGTCTGCCCTTGAACCTCTTCGCCTTCGGCGACGCCGGCCTTGAGCTCGGCCTCATCATGTTCGCCGTGCAGTCGGTGCTGTTCTTCACCATCCACTTCTGGCTGATATCCGGCTCGCCATCGCCCCTCGAGATGCTGAAAACGCCGCACATCTATGCGATCTCGGTGGCCCTCGCCTTCACGCTGACCGACACCCATCCGCCGCTCTGGCTGACCAACACGACCGACCTGATCGGCGGCCTGACGATACCGCTGATGCTGATCATGCTCGGGGGCTCGCTCATGCGCATGAAGGTCGTGTCCTTCGTCCGGCCTTTCAGCGTCGTTGTGCTGCGCGTGATCCTCGGCTTCGTCGTCGCCTATCTGCTGTGCGAGGTCCTCAGCCTCGAGGGGGTCGCCCGTGGCGTCGTGACCATCGCCTGCTGCATGCCGGGCGCAGTTTTCAACTATCTGGCCTCTGTAAAGTTCGATAATTCGCCCGGCGAGGTCGCGAGCTACATCGTGCTCTCGACCGTCGTTATCCTGGTCCTGACGCCCGTGATCGTTCCGGTCGCCTGGTGGATGGCGGGCATGTGA
- a CDS encoding HlyC/CorC family transporter, which yields MFGVLELFIVLIAIFIVCSAVFSGSETALTAANRSKIHNLELGGNRRAAKVTALIQDRERLIGAILVGNNLFNIAAASMATYAFTELVGEAGVIYATTAMTILVVVFAEVLPKTYAIRHSERFALAVAPIMRVVVWVSRPITWALHVLVSLMLRMVGAPDVEDLTPSDEEIRGTLALYKHEGGLVKDEHAMLDGVLDLSEVEVGEIMTHRRSMETINADDASHEIIAAALRSPHTRVPLWRDDTDNIVGVLHAKNLLRELHRRGGSSEGLDVLTIASEPWFVPDTTTLSEQLSAFRERHAHFALVVDEYGTLMGLVTLEDILEEIVGEIEDEHDIVTSEAAVDADGSITVEGAATIRDVNREFDWNLPDEEATTIAGLVIHEAQQIPDIGQVFVFHGFRYEITGKQRNQITQLRVIPLQDSRGGED from the coding sequence ATGTTCGGAGTGCTCGAACTCTTCATCGTTCTCATCGCCATTTTCATCGTCTGCTCGGCCGTCTTCTCAGGCTCCGAAACGGCGCTGACTGCGGCCAACCGGTCCAAGATCCACAACCTGGAACTCGGCGGAAACCGGCGTGCGGCCAAGGTGACGGCCCTGATTCAGGATCGCGAGCGCCTGATTGGTGCGATCTTGGTCGGCAACAACCTGTTCAACATCGCCGCGGCGTCGATGGCGACCTACGCCTTCACCGAACTGGTCGGCGAGGCTGGCGTGATCTACGCCACGACCGCCATGACCATTCTGGTCGTCGTGTTCGCCGAGGTCCTGCCGAAGACCTATGCGATCCGCCACTCCGAGCGCTTCGCACTGGCGGTCGCGCCCATCATGCGCGTCGTGGTTTGGGTCTCGCGGCCTATCACTTGGGCGCTGCACGTCCTGGTCAGCCTGATGTTGCGGATGGTCGGTGCCCCGGACGTGGAGGATCTCACCCCGTCGGATGAAGAGATCCGCGGTACGCTTGCGCTCTACAAGCACGAGGGTGGACTGGTGAAAGACGAACACGCCATGCTCGATGGCGTGCTCGATCTGAGCGAGGTCGAGGTCGGCGAGATCATGACCCATCGTCGCTCGATGGAGACGATCAACGCCGATGACGCCTCGCACGAGATCATCGCCGCGGCCCTTCGAAGCCCGCACACGCGTGTCCCGCTCTGGCGTGACGACACCGACAACATCGTCGGCGTTTTGCACGCCAAGAACCTGCTGCGCGAACTGCATCGACGCGGAGGATCAAGCGAGGGCTTGGACGTCCTGACGATCGCGAGCGAGCCCTGGTTCGTGCCCGATACCACCACCCTGAGCGAGCAGCTCTCGGCCTTCCGCGAACGCCACGCCCACTTCGCGCTGGTGGTCGACGAATACGGCACGCTGATGGGCCTGGTGACGTTGGAGGACATCCTTGAGGAGATCGTCGGCGAGATCGAAGACGAGCACGACATCGTGACGTCCGAAGCGGCGGTCGATGCGGACGGTTCGATCACAGTCGAGGGTGCTGCGACAATCCGTGACGTGAATCGCGAGTTCGACTGGAACCTGCCCGACGAGGAGGCGACGACCATCGCCGGCCTCGTCATTCACGAAGCCCAGCAGATCCCCGACATCGGCCAGGTCTTTGTCTTCCACGGCTTCCGCTATGAGATCACCGGCAAGCAGCGCAACCAGATTACGCAGCTGCGGGTCATACCGCTTCAGGACTCCCGGGGCGGCGAGGACTAG
- a CDS encoding DUF2889 domain-containing protein, with translation MPLPEPARRELIHTREIVTRAYEREDGLFDLDAYLADVKTYGFPNKDRGYIEAGEPLHAMWIRLTIDENFIVQDVVAKMDHTPYHFCTRIEPDHRKLIGVRIGPGWNRKVREHLGSTHGCTHLREMLGRMATVAMQALYGRKRRDGEEIDDEPGKKPWVIDGCHTWASDSSVVAREFPDWYTGPLGENAAE, from the coding sequence ATGCCCCTGCCCGAACCGGCCCGCCGCGAGTTGATCCATACCCGTGAGATCGTCACCCGCGCCTATGAACGCGAGGACGGTCTGTTCGACCTCGATGCCTATCTGGCCGACGTGAAGACCTACGGCTTTCCGAACAAGGACCGGGGCTACATTGAGGCGGGCGAGCCACTCCACGCTATGTGGATCCGGCTGACGATCGACGAGAACTTCATCGTACAGGATGTCGTGGCCAAGATGGATCACACGCCTTACCACTTCTGCACGCGCATTGAGCCCGACCACAGGAAGCTCATCGGCGTCCGTATCGGGCCCGGCTGGAACAGGAAGGTCCGTGAGCATCTCGGCAGCACCCACGGCTGCACCCACCTGCGCGAGATGCTGGGCCGCATGGCGACCGTGGCCATGCAGGCGCTCTATGGCCGCAAGCGCCGCGACGGCGAGGAGATCGACGACGAACCCGGAAAGAAGCCCTGGGTGATCGACGGCTGCCACACCTGGGCCAGCGACAGCTCCGTGGTCGCGCGCGAGTTTCCCGACTGGTATACTGGTCCACTGGGCGAAAACGCCGCCGAATAG
- the cobS gene encoding cobaltochelatase subunit CobS — MVTEPCDIGLLPEGQPDTTVKVPKTFGIDTTMEVPAYSKRTEHVPDVDNAYVFDPQTTLAILAGFAHNRRVLIQGYHGTGKSTHIEQVAARLNWPCIRVNLDSHISRIDLIGKDAIVLRDGKQVTEYREGILPWAIQHPIALVFDEYDAGRPDVMFVIQRVLEVQGKMTLLDQNKVIHPHKSFRLFSTANTVGLGDTTGLYHGTQQINQGQMDRWSIVSTLNYLEHQEEEKIILSKMSGFDNKKGKETIKQMVAVADLTRGAFMTGDISTVMSPRTVITWAENAEIFGDLGFAFRLTFLNKCDETERPQIAEFYQRCFGQELPESAVLQNAAQ; from the coding sequence ATGGTGACAGAACCCTGCGATATCGGCCTGCTTCCCGAAGGCCAGCCCGACACGACCGTGAAGGTCCCCAAGACTTTTGGCATCGACACGACGATGGAAGTGCCAGCGTACTCCAAGCGAACCGAGCATGTGCCGGACGTCGACAATGCCTATGTCTTCGACCCGCAGACGACGCTCGCGATCCTTGCAGGCTTCGCCCACAACCGCCGCGTCCTGATCCAAGGCTATCACGGCACCGGCAAATCGACCCATATCGAGCAGGTTGCCGCGCGCCTCAACTGGCCGTGCATCCGCGTCAACCTCGACAGCCACATCAGCCGCATTGACCTGATCGGCAAGGACGCGATCGTTCTGCGCGACGGCAAGCAGGTCACCGAGTACCGCGAGGGTATCCTGCCTTGGGCAATCCAGCATCCGATCGCGCTCGTCTTCGACGAGTATGACGCCGGCCGGCCGGACGTGATGTTCGTGATCCAGCGCGTGCTGGAGGTACAGGGCAAGATGACGCTGCTCGACCAGAACAAGGTGATCCACCCGCACAAGTCGTTCCGCCTGTTCTCGACCGCCAACACGGTCGGCCTCGGCGACACGACTGGCCTCTATCACGGCACCCAGCAGATCAACCAGGGCCAGATGGACCGCTGGTCGATTGTCTCGACGCTCAACTACCTGGAGCACCAGGAAGAAGAGAAGATCATCCTTTCCAAGATGTCGGGCTTCGACAACAAGAAGGGAAAGGAGACGATCAAGCAGATGGTCGCCGTCGCCGATCTCACCCGCGGCGCCTTCATGACCGGCGACATCTCGACCGTCATGTCGCCCCGTACGGTCATCACCTGGGCCGAGAACGCCGAGATCTTCGGCGACCTGGGCTTCGCCTTCCGGCTCACCTTCCTCAACAAGTGCGACGAGACCGAGCGCCCGCAAATAGCGGAGTTCTATCAGCGCTGCTTCGGCCAGGAGCTACCGGAGTCGGCGGTTCTCCAGAACGCGGCGCAGTAA